In a genomic window of Sphingomonas lutea:
- a CDS encoding YaiI/YqxD family protein, producing the protein MTQLAILVDADACPVKDEIYKVAWRRGVPVKVVSNSHFRVPQHELIERVVVSDAFDAADDWIAAAAGATTVVITGDILLADRCLKAGATVIGPNGKPFTAASIGGAIATRAIMADLRSGAGITGGPAPFAKADRSRFLQALDDALVRLAR; encoded by the coding sequence GTGACCCAGCTTGCCATCCTCGTCGACGCCGATGCCTGTCCGGTCAAGGACGAAATCTACAAGGTCGCGTGGCGCCGCGGGGTGCCGGTCAAGGTCGTCAGCAACAGTCACTTCCGCGTTCCCCAGCATGAGCTCATCGAGCGCGTCGTCGTCAGCGATGCGTTCGACGCCGCCGACGACTGGATCGCCGCCGCGGCGGGGGCGACGACGGTGGTCATCACCGGCGACATCCTGCTCGCCGACCGCTGCCTCAAGGCCGGGGCGACGGTCATCGGCCCCAACGGCAAGCCGTTCACCGCGGCGAGCATCGGCGGCGCGATCGCGACGCGGGCGATCATGGCCGATTTGCGCAGCGGGGCGGGCATCACCGGCGGGCCGGCGCCCTTCGCCAAGGCCGACCGATCGCGCTTCCTGCAGGCGCTCGACGACGCTTTGGTGCGACTGGCGCGCTAG
- a CDS encoding retroviral-like aspartic protease family protein, with the protein MRLIRRSRALGLSLTLIAMTAAGASTPAPQIAKPRPDMSEPKMAPLAPAVIDNSLLIGGDDVGARAAETRMTVAVMVNGRGPYNFVVDSGADTSVVGLNIARDLQLPLGRPAILNDMTARNVVDRVKVAQLTLGPSTISDLEVPALREADLGGHGMIGIDALVRQRLMMDFEERVIKVEDARKPARRLPGEIIVIGRLNKGQLILTEVDAGGLPLQAVVDTGSEITIGNTALRDKLVRRSKKDWVVGATGVTGKTIDLQLARIRHLKIGSVVLRDVPIAFADLPPFKVFGLNKEPALLLGTDILETFRRVSLDFRARKARFQLRKCGSQIVSISNSPTSAATRLTSASLDVCQR; encoded by the coding sequence ATGCGTTTGATCCGCCGTTCGCGCGCTCTTGGCTTGAGCCTGACGCTCATTGCCATGACGGCTGCCGGCGCGTCGACGCCCGCGCCGCAGATCGCCAAGCCTCGGCCGGACATGTCCGAACCCAAGATGGCGCCGCTGGCGCCGGCGGTGATCGATAATTCGCTGCTCATCGGCGGCGACGATGTCGGTGCGCGCGCCGCCGAGACGCGTATGACCGTCGCGGTCATGGTCAACGGCCGCGGGCCGTACAATTTCGTGGTCGACAGCGGGGCGGACACCTCGGTCGTCGGACTCAACATCGCCCGCGACCTGCAACTGCCACTTGGCCGGCCGGCGATCCTCAACGACATGACCGCCCGAAATGTCGTCGATCGGGTCAAGGTTGCCCAGCTGACACTTGGCCCCAGCACCATCAGCGACCTCGAAGTGCCGGCACTGCGCGAAGCGGACCTCGGCGGGCACGGGATGATCGGGATCGACGCGCTGGTCCGCCAGCGGCTGATGATGGATTTCGAAGAGCGGGTCATCAAGGTCGAGGATGCGCGCAAGCCCGCGCGGCGCCTGCCGGGCGAGATCATCGTCATCGGCCGGCTGAACAAAGGTCAGCTGATCCTGACGGAAGTCGATGCCGGCGGCCTTCCCCTGCAGGCGGTGGTCGACACCGGATCTGAAATCACCATCGGCAACACGGCGCTTCGCGACAAGCTCGTGCGTCGCAGCAAGAAGGACTGGGTGGTCGGCGCCACCGGCGTCACGGGCAAGACGATCGACTTGCAGCTGGCCCGAATCCGCCACCTCAAGATCGGCTCTGTGGTCCTGCGCGACGTACCGATCGCCTTCGCCGACTTACCGCCATTCAAGGTGTTCGGCCTGAACAAGGAACCGGCGCTGCTGCTCGGCACCGACATTCTCGAGACATTCCGGCGCGTCTCGCTCGACTTCCGCGCGCGCAAGGCCCGCTTCCAGCTGCGCAAATGCGGGTCGCAAATCGTGTCCATCAGCAATTCGCCGACCTCGGCAGCGACCCGGCTGACATCGGCCAGCCTGGACGTCTGCCAGCGTTAA
- a CDS encoding DUF962 domain-containing protein — MARDLHSFAEFWPFYLREHSKPRTRALHYAGTSLVVGVLVFALATGRYWWLLLIPLAGYGFAWAAHFHVEKNRPATFTYPLWSLAADFKMWWLWLTRRLDPELRKAGILT; from the coding sequence ATGGCGCGCGACCTCCACAGCTTTGCTGAATTCTGGCCTTTTTACCTGCGCGAACATTCGAAGCCGCGTACGCGCGCGCTGCATTATGCCGGGACCAGCCTGGTCGTCGGCGTCCTCGTCTTCGCGCTCGCCACCGGCCGCTATTGGTGGCTGCTGCTGATCCCGCTTGCCGGCTACGGCTTCGCCTGGGCCGCGCACTTCCACGTCGAGAAGAACCGTCCCGCGACCTTTACGTACCCGCTATGGTCGCTCGCCGCCGACTTCAAGATGTGGTGGCTGTGGCTGACGCGCCGGCTCGACCCCGAGCTGCGCAAAGCGGGCATTCTCACTTAA
- a CDS encoding peroxiredoxin, producing the protein MRKLLILLPLSMLLSSAAWAALPVGAAAPNVVTTGAVGGKPFRLNLQQQLRKGPVVLYFFPKAFTEGCTLEARAFSEAMADFRKAGAQVIGMSTDDLPTLRKFSVEACRSAFPVATATPATVKAFDVEFKKRPGMTDRTTYVIDRRGRVTFVHSDLNYAEHVQKSLAAVRALKR; encoded by the coding sequence ATGCGCAAGCTTCTGATTTTGCTGCCCCTGTCGATGTTGCTGTCGTCGGCGGCATGGGCCGCGCTGCCCGTGGGCGCAGCGGCGCCCAACGTGGTCACGACCGGCGCAGTCGGGGGCAAGCCGTTCCGGCTCAACCTGCAGCAGCAGCTGCGCAAGGGTCCGGTGGTCCTCTACTTCTTCCCCAAGGCCTTTACCGAGGGCTGCACGCTCGAGGCGCGGGCGTTCAGTGAAGCGATGGCCGATTTCCGCAAGGCGGGGGCGCAGGTCATTGGCATGTCGACCGACGACTTGCCGACATTGCGCAAATTCTCGGTCGAAGCCTGCCGCAGCGCCTTTCCGGTCGCGACTGCGACGCCGGCGACGGTCAAGGCGTTCGACGTCGAATTCAAGAAGCGTCCCGGGATGACCGATCGGACAACCTATGTCATCGACCGCCGTGGCCGGGTGACCTTCGTGCATTCCGACCTCAATTATGCCGAACATGTCCAGAAATCGCTCGCCGCGGTGCGCGCGCTCAAGCGGTAG
- a CDS encoding zf-TFIIB domain-containing protein — translation MPNHEGPMACPVDGTALQMSERSGIEIDYCPTCRGVWLDRGELDKIIERNAQSQAPQAATPAAPPPPPQQQQHPWGQPPPQGHYGHGYGHKPYKRRKSFLEELFD, via the coding sequence ATGCCCAATCACGAAGGACCGATGGCGTGCCCGGTCGACGGCACCGCGCTGCAGATGAGTGAGCGATCGGGGATCGAGATCGATTATTGCCCGACTTGCCGCGGCGTGTGGCTCGACCGCGGGGAGCTCGACAAGATCATCGAGCGCAATGCCCAATCGCAGGCGCCGCAAGCCGCAACCCCGGCGGCCCCGCCGCCGCCTCCGCAACAGCAGCAGCATCCGTGGGGGCAACCGCCGCCGCAAGGCCATTACGGCCATGGCTACGGCCACAAGCCCTACAAGCGCCGCAAGTCGTTCCTGGAGGAACTGTTCGACTAG
- a CDS encoding PspC domain-containing protein → MNDRFLINRRDAKVMGVAAGLSDYSGIDPLLIRLGFVAATLITGPVMILLYLLVGWLAPRQ, encoded by the coding sequence ATGAACGACCGTTTCCTGATCAACCGGCGCGACGCCAAGGTCATGGGCGTCGCCGCCGGCCTCTCAGACTATAGCGGGATCGATCCGCTGCTGATCCGTCTCGGCTTCGTCGCCGCGACGCTCATCACCGGTCCGGTGATGATCCTGCTCTATCTGCTCGTCGGGTGGCTGGCGCCCCGCCAATAG
- a CDS encoding SDR family oxidoreductase has protein sequence MIHEDQLPGHESELEPKPDWQPRYAGSDRLKGKVALITGADSGIGRAVAALFAREGADIAILYLCEHDDAAKTKAIVEEEGRKAIVIAGDIGDKDFCARAVKQTVGELGRLDILVNNAGEQHSDEGIRDITDDQLKRTFQTNVFGMFYMTQAAEPHLENGGAVINCTSVTMYKGSPELLDYSATKGAMTAFTRSYAKNAIEKGIRVNGVAPGPIWTPLNPFGGQKPEDVPDFGKDTPMGRPGQPNEVAPAFLFLACEDSSYMIGQILHPNGGDFTSS, from the coding sequence ATGATTCACGAAGACCAGCTGCCCGGACATGAAAGCGAGCTCGAGCCCAAGCCCGATTGGCAACCGCGCTACGCTGGATCTGATCGGCTGAAGGGTAAGGTCGCGCTGATCACCGGTGCCGACAGCGGTATCGGCCGCGCCGTCGCCGCCCTGTTCGCGCGCGAAGGCGCCGACATCGCCATCCTCTATCTGTGCGAGCATGACGATGCCGCCAAGACCAAGGCGATCGTCGAAGAGGAGGGCCGCAAGGCGATCGTCATCGCCGGCGATATCGGCGACAAGGATTTTTGCGCACGCGCGGTCAAGCAGACGGTCGGTGAGCTCGGCCGGCTCGACATCCTCGTCAACAATGCGGGCGAACAGCATTCCGACGAGGGCATTCGCGACATTACCGACGACCAGCTCAAGCGCACCTTCCAGACTAACGTCTTCGGCATGTTCTACATGACGCAGGCCGCCGAACCGCATCTCGAAAACGGCGGCGCAGTGATCAACTGCACTTCGGTAACGATGTACAAAGGCTCGCCCGAACTGCTCGACTATAGCGCGACCAAGGGCGCGATGACGGCTTTCACCCGCTCCTATGCGAAGAATGCGATTGAAAAAGGCATTCGCGTCAACGGTGTCGCGCCGGGGCCGATCTGGACGCCGCTCAATCCGTTCGGCGGGCAGAAGCCCGAGGACGTGCCCGACTTCGGCAAGGATACGCCGATGGGTCGTCCAGGCCAGCCCAACGAGGTCGCGCCCGCCTTCCTGTTTCTGGCGTGCGAGGACAGCAGCTACATGATCGGGCAGATTTTGCACCCGAACGGCGGCGACTTCACCTCAAGCTGA
- a CDS encoding ABCB family ABC transporter ATP-binding protein/permease, with product MRDGDVQKTGGGFAALWRFLPMLWPRGEAELKARVVAAVVLVLAGKAIVLLMPFAYKAVIDRMSEATVAFGVVAGLVVAYAAARFGGVLSDNLRNALFEKVGQSAARRLAARVFRHVHDLSLRFHLERRTGSLTKIVERGTKSIDMMLYFLLFNIAPTIIELVAICVIFWIKFGPGLVAATLVMVVIYIGFTRFVTDWRSRLQREMNEVDNRAIGRAVDSLLNYETVKYFGAEEREARRYDEAIAAFTRAAVRNETSLAWLNVGQALITNAMMAGAMIFTVWGWSQGRFTPGDVVLVNALLMQLFRPLDMLGWVYRSIRQGLIDMEAMFDLLDTPAEVVDRPGAPPLVVSRGAVRFDDVRFGYEDGREILKGVDLDIPAGTSCAIVGPSGAGKSTIARLLYRFYDPTAGRITIDGQDIAEVQQASLRAAIGIVPQDTVLFNDTIGYNIAYGRADATQEDVEEAARGAAIDRFIAILPDGYDAMVGERGLKLSGGEKQRVAIARTLIKNPPLLILDEATSALDSRTEQAIQETLARISQSRTSIIIAHRLSTVVDADRIVVLDEGRVAEQGTHEELLARGGLYAELWQRQAAERLAEAVAEAAE from the coding sequence ATGCGCGATGGGGACGTTCAAAAGACCGGCGGCGGGTTCGCCGCGCTGTGGCGCTTCCTGCCCATGCTGTGGCCGCGCGGCGAGGCCGAGCTCAAGGCGCGCGTCGTCGCCGCGGTCGTGCTGGTCCTGGCCGGCAAGGCCATCGTCCTCCTTATGCCCTTCGCCTACAAAGCGGTGATCGACCGCATGTCGGAGGCGACAGTGGCGTTCGGCGTCGTCGCCGGCCTCGTCGTGGCTTATGCCGCGGCGCGGTTCGGCGGCGTCCTGTCGGACAATTTGCGCAACGCCTTGTTCGAAAAGGTCGGGCAGAGCGCCGCGCGGCGGCTGGCGGCGCGGGTGTTTCGCCACGTCCACGACCTTTCGCTGCGCTTCCACCTCGAGCGGCGCACGGGGAGCCTGACCAAGATCGTCGAGCGCGGGACGAAGAGCATCGACATGATGCTCTACTTCCTGCTGTTCAACATCGCCCCGACGATCATCGAGCTTGTCGCCATCTGCGTCATTTTCTGGATCAAGTTCGGCCCCGGACTGGTCGCCGCCACCCTGGTGATGGTTGTCATCTACATCGGCTTCACCCGCTTCGTGACCGACTGGCGATCGCGCCTGCAGCGGGAGATGAACGAGGTCGACAACCGCGCCATCGGCCGCGCCGTCGACAGCCTGCTCAATTACGAAACGGTCAAATATTTCGGCGCCGAGGAGCGCGAGGCGCGGCGCTATGACGAGGCCATCGCGGCCTTCACTCGCGCCGCGGTGCGCAACGAAACCTCGCTCGCCTGGCTCAATGTCGGCCAGGCGCTGATCACCAATGCGATGATGGCCGGCGCAATGATCTTCACCGTCTGGGGCTGGAGCCAAGGCCGCTTCACGCCGGGCGACGTGGTGCTGGTCAACGCCCTGCTGATGCAGCTTTTCCGCCCGCTCGACATGCTCGGCTGGGTCTATCGCTCGATCCGCCAGGGGCTCATCGACATGGAGGCGATGTTCGACCTGCTCGACACCCCGGCCGAGGTCGTCGACCGCCCCGGCGCCCCGCCGCTGGTGGTGAGCCGCGGCGCGGTTCGCTTCGACGACGTCCGCTTCGGCTATGAGGACGGGCGCGAAATCCTCAAGGGCGTCGACCTCGATATTCCGGCGGGGACGAGCTGCGCGATCGTCGGCCCGTCGGGCGCGGGCAAGTCGACCATCGCGCGGCTGCTCTACCGCTTCTACGATCCGACCGCCGGCCGGATCACGATCGATGGCCAGGACATCGCCGAGGTGCAGCAGGCGTCGCTGCGCGCGGCGATCGGAATCGTCCCACAGGACACCGTGCTGTTCAACGACACCATCGGCTACAACATCGCCTACGGCCGCGCCGACGCGACTCAGGAGGATGTCGAGGAAGCCGCGCGCGGCGCCGCGATCGACCGCTTCATCGCCATTCTGCCCGATGGCTATGACGCGATGGTCGGCGAGCGGGGGCTCAAGCTGTCGGGCGGGGAGAAGCAACGCGTCGCCATCGCGCGCACGCTGATCAAGAACCCGCCATTACTGATCCTCGACGAAGCCACGTCGGCGCTCGACAGCCGCACCGAGCAGGCGATTCAGGAAACGCTGGCGCGCATCTCGCAAAGCCGCACCTCGATCATCATCGCCCACCGCCTGTCGACCGTGGTCGACGCCGACCGCATCGTCGTTCTCGACGAAGGAAGGGTCGCGGAGCAAGGCACGCATGAGGAGTTGCTGGCGCGGGGCGGGCTTTACGCGGAGCTATGGCAGCGTCAGGCGGCTGAGCGGCTCGCCGAAGCAGTTGCCGAAGCTGCGGAGTGA
- a CDS encoding TIGR01244 family sulfur transferase — translation MAHQLDEKTLVSGQIQPEDVAAFKAAGVTMIVNNRPDGEDPGQPLAADIEAAAKAAGIAYRYVPIRRGPGPSDVDEMQDAMRANGDGKLLAFCRSGTRSTFAWALARREEGADREEIERSAAEAGIHLGPIAHLL, via the coding sequence ATGGCGCACCAGCTTGACGAGAAGACCCTGGTCAGCGGCCAGATCCAACCCGAGGACGTGGCCGCGTTCAAGGCGGCCGGCGTGACGATGATCGTCAACAACCGGCCCGATGGCGAAGACCCGGGCCAGCCGCTCGCCGCCGATATCGAGGCCGCGGCAAAGGCGGCGGGGATCGCTTATCGCTACGTGCCCATCCGCCGCGGTCCAGGACCGTCCGACGTCGACGAGATGCAGGATGCGATGCGCGCCAATGGCGACGGCAAGCTTCTCGCCTTCTGCCGGTCGGGGACGCGGTCGACCTTCGCCTGGGCGCTGGCGCGGCGCGAGGAAGGCGCCGACCGCGAGGAGATCGAGCGCAGCGCGGCAGAGGCGGGCATCCACCTCGGCCCGATCGCACACCTGCTTTAG
- a CDS encoding DUF924 family protein, with translation MTGSDWRSDVLKFWFGLSFDDWWKGGPDLDHRIRERFLDLWSQKREFPASSFLDDPLTALAAVLLFDQFPRHMFRGHADQFATDHLALQVAREAVDRGFDEQLQTQVERGFLYMPFQHSENLADQKRSVQLFTALGDDFQLGFAREHHDVIARFGRFPHRNAMLGRAPRPDEVAAGEVVPW, from the coding sequence GTGACGGGCAGCGACTGGCGGTCGGACGTCCTCAAATTCTGGTTCGGGCTGAGCTTCGACGACTGGTGGAAAGGCGGGCCCGACCTCGACCACCGCATTCGCGAACGATTCCTCGATCTGTGGTCGCAGAAACGCGAATTTCCGGCGTCAAGCTTCCTCGACGATCCACTGACCGCGCTCGCAGCCGTGCTGCTGTTCGACCAGTTCCCGCGCCACATGTTCCGCGGCCACGCCGACCAGTTCGCCACGGACCATCTCGCGCTGCAGGTCGCGCGGGAAGCCGTCGACCGGGGATTCGATGAGCAGCTGCAAACGCAGGTCGAGCGCGGCTTTCTCTACATGCCTTTCCAGCACAGCGAGAACCTGGCCGACCAGAAGCGCTCAGTGCAGCTGTTCACCGCGCTTGGCGACGATTTCCAGCTCGGCTTTGCCAGGGAGCACCATGACGTCATTGCGCGCTTCGGCCGCTTCCCGCACCGCAACGCGATGCTCGGCCGCGCGCCGCGCCCCGACGAGGTCGCGGCAGGAGAGGTCGTCCCCTGGTGA
- the tldD gene encoding metalloprotease TldD, whose amino-acid sequence MSGADPRRFLHRSLDPDAARRLAAKHLSAHDDGELYLQYSASESFGFDDGRLKTADYNTSSGFGLRGVSGETTAFSHANEISEAAIERAAATLKLLDPRHQPAPPPPRTNQAMYGADDPLSLVPFAEKVALCEAVDAAARARDPRVAQVSVALAATWSVIDIVRGDGFVAHDVRPLVRLGVQIVAEQNGRRETGYHGVGGRYLYQPLFAESEWNRAIDIALAQALTNLDSVAAPAGEMPVVLGPGWPGVLLHEAVGHGLEGDFNRKGTSAFSGRLGERVAAPGVTVIDDGAMLQRRGSLTIDDEGTPTGRTTLIEDGILKGYLQDRLNARLMGMTPTGNGRRESFAHSPMPRMTNTFMLGGNDDPGELVERVRDGIYAKSFGGGQVDITNGKFVFSCTEAYRIRGGKIAEPIKGATLIGDGPTVLTRVKGIGNDLSLDEGIGICGKGGQSVPAGVGQPTLLIDGLTVGGTAA is encoded by the coding sequence ATGAGCGGCGCCGACCCGCGCCGGTTTCTGCACCGCAGTCTCGACCCGGATGCCGCGCGACGCCTCGCCGCCAAGCATTTGTCGGCGCATGACGATGGTGAGCTTTACCTGCAATATAGCGCAAGCGAATCCTTCGGCTTCGACGATGGCCGGCTGAAGACCGCCGACTACAATACGTCGTCGGGCTTCGGCCTGCGCGGCGTCAGCGGGGAAACCACGGCCTTTTCCCACGCCAATGAGATCAGCGAGGCGGCGATAGAGCGCGCCGCGGCGACGCTCAAGCTGCTCGATCCGCGCCACCAGCCCGCGCCGCCGCCGCCGCGCACCAATCAGGCGATGTATGGCGCCGACGATCCGTTGAGCCTGGTGCCCTTCGCCGAAAAGGTCGCGCTGTGCGAGGCGGTCGATGCCGCCGCCCGCGCCCGCGACCCGCGCGTGGCGCAAGTCAGCGTCGCCCTCGCCGCGACCTGGAGCGTGATCGATATCGTCCGCGGTGACGGCTTCGTCGCCCACGACGTCCGTCCGCTGGTTCGCCTTGGCGTACAGATCGTGGCCGAGCAGAACGGCCGCCGCGAGACCGGCTATCACGGCGTCGGCGGCCGCTACCTTTATCAGCCGCTCTTTGCCGAAAGCGAGTGGAACCGCGCGATCGATATCGCACTTGCCCAGGCGCTGACCAACCTCGATTCGGTCGCCGCTCCGGCGGGGGAGATGCCCGTCGTGCTCGGCCCGGGCTGGCCCGGCGTGCTGCTTCACGAAGCGGTCGGCCACGGGCTCGAAGGCGATTTCAACCGCAAGGGCACCTCGGCTTTCTCGGGGCGGCTGGGCGAGCGCGTCGCCGCGCCCGGCGTGACGGTGATCGACGATGGCGCGATGCTTCAGCGGCGCGGCTCGCTGACCATCGACGATGAAGGCACGCCGACCGGCCGCACGACCCTGATCGAGGATGGGATCCTCAAGGGCTATCTGCAGGATCGGCTCAATGCCCGGCTGATGGGCATGACGCCGACTGGCAACGGCCGGCGCGAAAGCTTCGCTCATTCGCCCATGCCGCGCATGACCAACACCTTCATGCTGGGCGGAAACGACGATCCGGGCGAGCTGGTGGAGCGGGTCAGGGACGGCATCTACGCCAAGAGCTTCGGCGGCGGGCAGGTCGACATCACCAACGGCAAGTTCGTCTTCTCCTGCACCGAAGCCTATCGCATTCGCGGCGGCAAGATCGCCGAGCCGATCAAGGGCGCGACGCTGATCGGCGACGGCCCGACGGTGCTGACGCGGGTGAAAGGGATCGGCAATGACCTCTCGCTCGACGAGGGCATCGGCATTTGCGGAAAGGGCGGGCAGTCGGTGCCCGCAGGCGTTGGCCAGCCGACGTTGCTGATCGACGGCCTTACGGTGGGCGGGACGGCCGCCTAG
- a CDS encoding zinc-finger domain-containing protein has protein sequence MPQQGPPPPEVIRIPTASIACDGSGEVSPALGHPRVYLRVDPALGFVECGYCDRRFVLAGGPADSQAA, from the coding sequence ATGCCACAGCAAGGTCCGCCCCCGCCCGAAGTCATCCGCATTCCGACCGCGTCGATCGCCTGCGACGGCTCGGGCGAAGTGTCGCCCGCGCTCGGCCATCCGCGCGTCTACCTGCGGGTCGATCCTGCCTTGGGCTTCGTCGAATGCGGCTATTGCGACCGCCGCTTCGTGCTCGCCGGGGGCCCGGCCGATAGCCAGGCGGCATGA
- a CDS encoding DUF4402 domain-containing protein, producing the protein MDIRKSCIAAALAAVAFPAVPALAATPAQQATNRALILVPLTLVKIDDLSFGTVSPSTTSLGIVSINAATGARTVFGGVTGVPSDVGNRAQFAGAGTPGQQVVITHTTPLELISTTNNADRIAVLGLTLDGLPLRTIDPVTRAFFFHMGGTIMLNPNQPEGRYEATFDVTANYL; encoded by the coding sequence GTGGACATCCGTAAATCGTGCATCGCCGCCGCCCTTGCGGCCGTCGCTTTTCCTGCGGTTCCCGCGCTGGCCGCGACGCCCGCGCAGCAGGCGACCAACCGCGCGCTCATCCTGGTGCCGCTGACGCTGGTCAAGATCGACGACCTCAGCTTTGGAACAGTGTCGCCGTCGACGACGTCGCTTGGGATCGTGTCGATCAACGCCGCAACCGGCGCCCGCACCGTTTTCGGCGGCGTTACCGGCGTCCCGAGCGATGTCGGCAACCGCGCCCAGTTCGCCGGTGCGGGCACGCCCGGTCAGCAGGTCGTGATCACGCACACCACGCCGCTGGAATTGATCAGCACGACCAACAATGCCGACCGCATCGCCGTCCTGGGCCTGACGCTCGACGGCTTGCCGCTGCGCACCATCGATCCGGTTACCCGCGCCTTCTTCTTCCACATGGGCGGCACCATCATGCTTAACCCCAACCAGCCCGAAGGGCGCTACGAAGCGACGTTCGACGTCACCGCCAACTATCTGTGA
- a CDS encoding DUF4402 domain-containing protein codes for MSNFASRFFLAIVLACLCMQPARAATPAVNATATTALLHPISIIKRYDLDFGYIAAGATAGTVVIDPNTDTASATGGAILIGGDPHAAAFIGAAGSSNVVNIKVPRQPVTLTRSGGTETMTATKFTVEGLDKRNVARLVAFEFRVGATLNVGANQPEGIYVGTFDVTVQYP; via the coding sequence ATGTCGAACTTCGCGTCCCGCTTTTTTCTGGCCATCGTGCTCGCCTGCCTCTGTATGCAGCCGGCGAGGGCTGCGACGCCGGCGGTCAACGCTACCGCGACGACTGCGCTTCTTCATCCAATCTCGATCATCAAGCGCTATGATCTCGACTTCGGCTACATCGCCGCGGGCGCGACCGCGGGAACAGTGGTGATTGACCCCAACACGGACACGGCCAGTGCGACGGGCGGGGCAATCCTGATCGGCGGCGATCCGCATGCAGCAGCCTTCATCGGCGCGGCGGGGAGCAGCAATGTCGTCAACATCAAGGTTCCCAGGCAGCCCGTCACGCTGACCCGGTCGGGCGGCACCGAGACGATGACGGCGACCAAGTTTACGGTCGAAGGGCTCGACAAGCGCAACGTCGCCCGGCTCGTGGCGTTCGAATTCCGGGTCGGCGCGACCCTCAACGTCGGCGCCAACCAGCCCGAGGGGATTTATGTGGGCACCTTCGACGTGACGGTGCAATATCCCTAA
- a CDS encoding ABC transporter ATP-binding protein produces MDQPAIRIESLEKTYAGGKQALRDVSLDIPRGQIFGLLGPNGAGKSTLINILAGLVVKTSGKAMIWGFDIDEHPRSAKRSIGVVPQEIIFDPFFTPRETLEIQAGLYGIARAQRQSDALLAAMHLTDKAHAYARTLSGGMKRRLLVAKAMVHSPPILVLDEPTAGVDVELRRQLWDYVRQLHATGVTIVLTTHYLEEAEELCDRIGIINHGRIVANEPTRELIAKTQEKSVVVTFDRDIGEVPTNACFENIELVDERTLQIMFRKDRVNAGEVLAALTAAGLGIVDVSTRDPDLEDVFLSLVSADTAT; encoded by the coding sequence ATGGACCAGCCGGCAATCCGCATTGAATCGCTCGAGAAGACCTATGCCGGGGGCAAGCAGGCGCTGCGCGATGTGAGCCTCGACATTCCGCGCGGGCAGATTTTCGGGCTGCTCGGGCCCAACGGTGCGGGCAAATCGACCCTGATCAACATCCTCGCCGGCCTTGTCGTGAAAACTTCAGGCAAGGCAATGATCTGGGGCTTCGACATCGACGAACATCCGCGAAGCGCCAAAAGATCGATCGGCGTGGTGCCGCAGGAAATCATCTTCGACCCGTTCTTCACCCCGCGCGAGACGCTGGAGATACAGGCCGGTCTGTACGGCATCGCGCGGGCGCAGCGGCAGTCCGACGCGCTGCTCGCCGCGATGCACCTCACCGACAAGGCGCATGCTTATGCGCGCACGCTGTCAGGAGGAATGAAGCGCCGCCTGCTGGTGGCCAAGGCGATGGTCCACTCACCCCCCATCCTCGTGCTCGACGAGCCGACCGCGGGCGTCGATGTCGAACTGCGGCGGCAATTATGGGATTATGTCCGCCAGCTTCACGCGACCGGCGTGACGATTGTCCTTACCACCCACTATCTCGAAGAGGCGGAGGAACTGTGCGACCGCATCGGGATTATCAATCACGGCCGGATCGTCGCCAATGAGCCGACGCGCGAACTGATCGCCAAGACCCAGGAAAAGTCGGTTGTGGTCACGTTCGACCGCGACATTGGCGAAGTGCCGACCAATGCCTGTTTCGAAAATATCGAGCTGGTTGACGAGCGGACGTTGCAGATCATGTTCCGCAAGGACCGGGTGAACGCGGGCGAAGTGCTGGCTGCGCTGACCGCCGCGGGCCTCGGCATCGTCGACGTCTCCACCCGCGACCCCGATCTTGAAGACGTCTTCCTCAGTCTCGTGTCGGCCGACACGGCGACATGA